The following are encoded in a window of Sphaeramia orbicularis chromosome 20, fSphaOr1.1, whole genome shotgun sequence genomic DNA:
- the armc3 gene encoding armadillo repeat-containing protein 3, whose protein sequence is MRGTNMKSRNQRVVNSVRSGSAEVHVCCCQLTAQPRGGFRMVKKGKKESETPSKETFEPLSFEGKTPATVVLLLSSPEEDILIKACETVHAFAERGDENKVSLLGLGALEPLCQLITHNNRLVKRNAFMALGIMSTHGDVKSAMKQVNVIPSIIGKLSLDEDTVVQEFGTLCLASLSVDFVCKTQIFDNNGLPPVIQLLSSPDPDVKKNSLEIIFNLVQDNPSRLAIHELGVIPPLLELLKSDFPVIQHLALKTLQNVTTVKDTRNTFREEQGFDRLMGIVNNKDLHDLHAEALQVVANCLNDSECLEFIYKGGGLTQLMEFLLTPSKPEIQANTVKCIARVAQSPENRKLLHEQNVENILVELLSVADDGVKTVTCEAVATMSSHLPSKDIFRDLKSIPSVVRLLRSESLMVREAATKALSDLTHNNWLNAFAVYEAGGHEHLLQQLSECCPSTVASAAATLANMAEQDEIRCSILSHGAMHALVEPLKSTNTQVVVNTTLCLAALACDTASRAEFQKAGGLRTLVDLLHSNHKDVLHNACLAVNICASDEPTTVEMCKFGALEMLKEINQSVNRRNRFSELAMTSLLKSNLPVKYSLTGCLSSTDLIMDGFYDAGKAIPGQRVLSLEELSGQSVDERRAIIVINTATEDTTDVSEERCSLSEADISIKGNHKTSRKKEEDKQKDEDQPHSPTEKRWKMMNDVSLQVLVKEAKESILPLNDEREQYVALARLVSKAMGGGVELEKLHEFQWNLHLSELKFQLQSNVVPIGMISRGIFCHRALLFKCLADCIGLSCTLVRGEYNRAWNEVLLFSPAGSSAQPSCYIVDLMHSPGSMLRVNTPAAVQYQTI, encoded by the exons ATGAGAGGAACAAATATGAAGTCTCGGAACCAGCGGGTAGTCAACTCCGTGCGCAGCGGCAGCGCTGAGGTTCATGTGTGCTGCTGTCAACTGACAGCTCAACCAAGGGGAG GCTTCAGAATGGTGAAGAAAGGCAAAAAAGAGAGTGAAACTCCTTCCAAGGAAACG TTCGAGCCACTGTCCTTTGAGGGTAAAACCCCTGCAACAGTGGTCCTTCTTCTGAGTTCTCCAGAGGAGGACATCCTTATCAAAGCCTGTGAAACAGTCCATGCATTTGCAGAGAGAG GAGACGAGAACAAGGTCTCTCTGCTGGGACTTGGGGCCTTGGAGCCTCTTTGTCAGCTAATCACTCACAACAACAGACTGGTCAAACGCAATGCCTTTATGGCCCTGGGCATCATGTCCACCCACG GCGATGTAAAGAGCGCTATGAAACAAGTGAATGTAATTCCATCGATTATTGGCAAACTCTCCCTTGATG AGGATACAGTTGTTCAAGAGTTTGGGACACTATGCCTGGCATCTCTGTCAGTAGATTTTGTCTGCAAGACACAGATCTTTGATAACAATGGCCTACCACCTGTAATCCAGCTCCTATCCAGTCCAGATCCAGATGTGAAGAAGAACTCACTGGAGATCATCTTCAACCTGGTTCAG GACAACCCAAGTCGCTTGGCAATACATGAGCTGGGTGTGATACCTCCGCTTCTGGAACTTTTGAAATCAGACTTCCCTGTCATTCAACATTTGGCTTTAAAGACACTGCAGAATGTCACCACAGTTAAAGATACACGCAACACCTTCAGGGAAGAGCAAGGATTTGACCGACTCATGGGCATCGTTAATAATAAG GACCTCCATGACCTTCATGCTGAGGCCTTGCAGGTTGTGGCTAACTGTTTAAATGATAGTGAGTGTTTGGAGTTTATCTATAAAGGTGGAGGACTGACCCAGCTGATGGAATTCCTCCTGACCCCCAGTAAGCCAGAAATACAGGCCAACACTGTTAAGTGTATCGCCAGGGTGGCTCAGAGCC CTGAGAATCGCAAACTGCTCCATGAGCAGAATGTGGAAAATATTCTTGTAGAGCTTCTATCTGTGGCCGATGATGGCGTGAAAACAGTTACCTGTGAGGCAGTGGCCACCATGAGCTCCCATTTACCCAGCAAAGACATCTTTAGAGATCTGA aaagCATCCCATCAGTGGTACGGCTGCTCAGGAGTGAAAGTTTGATGGTTAGAGAGGCAGCAACGAAGGCGCTGTCTGACCTCACACATAACAACTGGCTCAACGCCTT TGCAGTGTATGAGGCAGGAGGCCATGAGCACCTCCTCCAGCAGCTCAGTGAATGCTGTCCCAGTACAGTGGCCAGTGCTGCTGCCACACTGGCCAACATGGCAGAGCAGGATGAGATCCGCTGCAGCATCCTGTCACATGGAGCCATGCATGCACTGGTGGAGCCCCTGAAGTCCACAAACACTCAGGTCGTGGTCAACACAACACTGTGCCTGGCAGCATTGGCCTGTGACACAGCAAGTAGGGCAGAG TTTCAAAAAGCTGGAGGTCTTCGGACACTGGTCGACTTACTGCACTCTAATCACAAAGACGTGCTGCACAATGCATGTTTAGCTGTCAACATCTGTGCCAGCGATGAGCCCACTACTGTGGAAATGTGCAAATTTGG AGCCCTGGAGATGCTTAAAGAAATCAACCAGTCAGTAAATCGCAGGAACAGGTTCAGTGAGTTGGCCATGACCAGCCTGCTTAAGTCCAACCTGCCTGTTAAATACAGCCTGACAGGTTGTTTGTCCTCCACTGACCTCATTATGGATGGCTTTTATGATGCCGGGAAG GCTATTCCAGGTCAGAGGGTTCTGTCCTTAGAGGAACTATCTGGTCAGTCAGTCGATGAGCGCCGAGCCATCATTGTTATCAACACAGCAACAGA AGATACAACCGATGTCTCTGAAGAGAGATGCAGTTTATCAGAAGCAGACATCAGTATCAAGGGAAACCACAAGACATCAAG GAAGAAGGAGgaagacaaacagaaagatgAGGACCAGCCGCACTCTCCTACAGAGAAACGGTGGAAGATGATGAATGATGTGTCATTGCAGGTTTTAGTTAAAGAGGCCAAAGAATCCATCCTCCCCCTGAATGATGAACGAGAGCAGTATGTCGCCTTGGCCAG GCTGGTCAGCAAAGCCATGGGTGGAGGAGTGGAGTTGGAAAAGTTGCATGAATTTCAATGGAACCTCCACCTCAGCGAGCTCAAGTTTCAGCTTCAGTCTAATGTGGTTCCAATTGGGATGATCAGCAGGGGAATCTTCTGCCACAGGGCACTTCTGTTCAAG TGTCTGGCTGACTGCATCGGACTGAGCTGTACTCTTGTCAGGGGTGAGTACAACCGGGCCTGGAATGAAGTACTCCTCTTCAGTCCAGCTGGGAGCTCTGCACAGCCATCCTGCTACATAGTGGACCTCATGCACAGTCCTGGAAGCATGTTGAGAGTCAACACTCCTGCTGCTGTGCAATACCAAACCATATAG
- the msrb2 gene encoding methionine-R-sulfoxide reductase B2, mitochondrial, whose amino-acid sequence MSRLVTRLFVVISRQAAARSAGLPRRIPASIRPLSSSQGLLSSLTRYDETKDWQKKLTPEQYVVTREKGTEEPFSGIYLNHFEVGMYHCVCCDAPLFSSESKYDSGLGWPSFKEAHGTWERDESHTSIIRRPDNSLGSAGTEVLCKNCDAHLGHVFEDGPDPTGQRFCINSEALTFKPRENNKPDSPEEN is encoded by the exons ATGTCTCGTTTGGTCACCCGTCTGTTCGTAGTTATTTCTCGACAAGCAGCAGCTAGATCTGCGGGGTTACCGAGGAGGATCCCTGCGTCCATCCGCCCTCTGTCCTCAAGTCAAG GTTTACTGTCCAGTCTAACCCGTTATGATGAGACAAAAGACTGGCAAAAGAAACTGACCCCAGAACAGTATGTAGTCACCAGGGAGAAAGGCACAGAAGAG CCCTTCAGTGGTATCTATCTCAACCACTTTGAGGTAGGCATGTACCACTGTGTCTGCTGTGATGCTCCACTCTTCAG CTCAGAGTCTAAGTATGACTCTGGGTTAGGCTGGCCATCATTCAAAGAGGCTCATGGGACATGGGAAAGGGATGAAAGCCACACATCCATCATACGTCGTCCTGACAACAGTTTGGGCAGCGCTGGGACAGAGGTCCTTTGTAAAAAT TGTGATGCCCATCTGGGCCATGTGTTTGAGGATGGACCAGACCCAACAGGCCAGCGATTCTGCATCAACAGCGAAGCCCTCACCTTCAAACCAAGAGAAAACAACAAACCTGACAGTCCTGAGGAAAACTGA
- the c8g gene encoding complement component C8 gamma chain: MAGVWRYMLAVVVICVCLWGFSEAVGGAVSRPRPQRRPRKPKVAPVTVTPPVQSIDIQQMTGRWYLLNTASKCSYLIKHGTKVEPTVMTLTLPSSSNQTLSVSTKTRYNHQCWEILQVYDLTSTAGRLTLKGTRPELNTEIVIGDTDYSSYAIIYYHKRDKVTMKLYGRSVDNLSEPTLSKFEERAEQQNLGLAYLFPFPTYSHCGDVDQDHVINCVPTC, translated from the exons ATGGCTGGTGTATGGCGCTATATGTTGGCAGTTGTggtgatatgtgtgtgtttgtggggttTCAGTGAGGCCGTAGGGGGGGCAGTGAGTCGACCACGACCTCAAAGACGACCTCGCAAGCCAAAGGTCGCCCCGGTTACCGTGACCCCACCAGTCCAGAGCATAGACATACAGCAG ATGACAGGAAGATGGTACCTGCTGAACACTGCCTCTAAATGCTCCTACCTGATAAAACATGGAACCAAAGTGGAGCCCACCGTCATGACCCTCACTCTCCCCTCGTCCTCCAACCAAACCCTGTCTGTTAGCACTAAGACCCGATA tAATCACCAATGTTGGGAAATATTGCAGGTGTATGATCTAACTTCAACAGCAGGCAGACTGACACTTAAAG GAACTCGCCCTGAGCTCAACACTGAAATAGTCATTGGGGACACAGATTACAGCTCCTATGCAATCATCTACTATCACAAACGTGACAAAGTCACCATGAAACTCTACG GGCGGTCTGTGGACAACCTGTCAGAACCAACACTGTCCAAGTTTGAAGAACGTGCAGAACAGCAGAACTTGGGACTGGCTTACCTGTTTCCATTTCCTACATACA GTCATTGTGGTGATGTGGACCAGGACCAtgtgatca ACTGTGTCCCCACATGTTGA
- the LOC115411141 gene encoding lipocalin-like translates to MRNTLLGMLAVLLCALAACAEVVPVADFDLQKMAGKWYMVGFATNSEWFVNHKAEMKTGTAVVVPTDGGDIDLTYANLNSDGVTCWRMTHLARKTDTPGRFTFHSQIWNNDNDMRVVDIVYDDYALIHTIKTKNGVSEVLNKLYSRTPEVSDVLQQKFREFSLQTGIASDNIVILPKNGECPE, encoded by the exons ATGAGGAACACACTGCTGGGGATGCTGGCCGTTCTGCTGTGTGCATTGGCTGCCTGTGCTGAAGTTGTGCCTGTAGCAGACTTTGACCTGCAGAAG ATGGCAGGAAAATGGTACATGGTTGGTTTTGCCACTAACTCTGAGTGGTTTGTGAACCACAAGGCTGAGATGAAGACGGGCACTGCTGTAGTCGTCCCAACTGATGGAGGAGACATAGACCTCACCTACGCCAACTTAAA TTCTGATGGTGTCACCTGCTGGAGAATGACTCACCTGGCCAGGAAAACTGACACTCCAGGCCGATTTACCTTCCACAGCCAGA TTTGGAACAATGACAACGACATGCGAGTTGTTGACATCGTGTACGACGACTATGCTCTGATCCACACAATCAAGACAAAGAATGGAGTGTCTGAGGTTCTCAACAAGCTTTACA GTCGCACTCCAGAGGTCAGTGACGTCCTGCAGCAGAAGTTCAGAGAGTTTTCCCTACAGACTGGCATTGCAAGTGACAACATCGTTATTCTGCCTAAAAACG GTGAGTGTCCGGAGTAG